The sequence below is a genomic window from Dyadobacter chenwenxiniae.
GTAATGTCTTCTGGCACAAGCCCGTAACGCGACATCACGTCTGGTTTGAGCCAGATCCGCATGGCATAATCACGCGAGCCGAATGCACTCGCATTACCAACGCCGCTCACCCGCTTCACCTGTGGAACCAGGTTGATCTGGGCGAAATTTTGCAGGAATGTCTGATCGTATTCCGGATTATCGCTGTAAAGGGCGAATATCAGCAGCATACTGCTCTGTTGCTTGCGCACGGTCACCCCCGCTTTTGTCACTTCCTGAGGAAGCAGACTTGAAGCGCTGGATACCCGGTTCTGCACGTTCACAGCCGCCTGGTCGGGATCAGTACCCACATCAAAATAAACACTAATGGTAGCCCCGCCATCATTGGTAGCAGATGAGGTCATGTAAGTCATGCCTTCCACCCCATTAATTTGTTCTTCCAGCGGAACGATGACGCTGTTCAATACGACATCCGCGTTCGCACCGGCGTAACTGGCGGAAACCTGGACGGTGGGCGGAGATATATCCGGATATTGCTCAATAGGCAGCGAAGTAAGTCCGAGAATCCCCAGCAGGACAATGAATACGGAGATAACAGTTGAGAGAACGGGTCGCTCAATGAATATTTTAAGCATAAGTGTATTGGAAAATGCCTTTTGATTTAAGGCTGATCATAGATAGTGGAAGGCTGCACTTTCTTCGAAACGATTTTAGCCCCGTCTTTCAAATTGGTGACTCCGTCCAGAACAACCTGGGCCCCGGCACCGACACCCCGCTCCACTACGAAATATTTACCGTCGGACGTAGGCGAGGCGTCGATCTCGGTATTGTGGGCGACGCTGTCTGCACCGACCGTGTAAATGAACCGTTTACCTTGCAGTTCGTAGGTCGCGCTCTGTGGCACCACCATGGCAGAATCAATCGTTTTTGGAATTCGTACCTTCCCGCTGTTGCCGGAACGCAACAAGGCTTGCGGATTAGTAAATGTGGCACGTAGCTGCATGGAGCCGGTTTCGGTACTGATCTGGCCCGTACTGGTTTTAACCCGACCTTTTTGCTGGTAAGCCGATCCATCAGACAATAGTAGAGAAACCTCCGGGATCTTTGAAAGTTTGTCCTGAAACGTTTTGCCAGGGACTTCGCGTATCAGGCTAAGCAGCTGCTTTTCATTCAATGAAAAATAAGCATACATCGAACTGATATTGGAGACCGTTGTCAGTGGCTCGGTGGTCGTGCTGCTTACCAGGCTTCCGATTTTATAAGGTATGGTTCCGACAACGCCATTCACCGGACTTGTCAGCACCGTGTATCCTAAGTTTGTTTTTGCATTCGCCAGGCTGCTTTGAGCCTGTACGAGGGTGGCCTGTTTGGATTTCAGCGTGTATTCAGCCGACTCCAGTTCATATTTGCTGATAATGTCCTTTTCAACCAATGGCCGTACTTTGTTGACGGCCATCTGCGCTGCATCCACTTCTGAGCGGGCCGTTACGATTTGTGCTTCGGCAGTGCGGACATCTTCTGAATATTGGGGCGCATTGATCCGGAATAAACGCTGTCCCTTGGTAACGGAGGCCCCTTCGTCTACATAAATCGCTTCCACGTAGCCATCCACTTTTGGCCTGATTTCGACATTTTCTTTCCCCTGCATGGTTGCGGGGTATTCGTCATATAACGTGACCTGCCGGGGTTCCAGGGTTAAAACGGAATACGTTTTGGGAGACTCAGGCATTCCGGGCATTCCAGATGAGGGAGGGCCGGAACCTGGTCCGGGCATGCCTGTTTTCTTTTCATTGTTTCCACAGGCACTTAATAAGCATAGGGTTACAAAAATTACGCTCAGGACCTGAGCATGTTCTTTTAATACCATAACAAGTTACTCTAAGAAATATTAGCATGTTTTGCCGGCCAGGTAGGAATAGGCGACTCGGCTATTTTGATCCGGCCTGGTCTGCGAGATGATGCAAAGTTGGCGTGCCGGATGAAGGAGAAAAAACGAATCGGGAGGAGCACCGGATCCGATCCGACGAGTGAAGGTTTTGAGTGGAAGAGTACAGTGAAGATCAGCGGCCAAGCCAGTCCTTAAACTCGGAAAGCCTGCTCATGCTCACAAAAACATCCTGTTTAGGAGACTGAATTAAATCCACTTTTAGTCTGCCTACTGAATACACATGAATGTGCTGTATGGCTCGTCTCGACACTAAAAATTGCCGGTTTATCCTGAAAAAATGGTTTGGGTCAACCATAGTAAGCAGCTGGTCGAGGCTGTATTCCACCGGATAATGTTTGTCATCAATGGTGACAAGCGTGGTCGCTTTTTCCTCGGAGAAAAAATACGCGACATTCGAAACATCAATGCTCCATATCTTGTGCCCGATGGTGATCATAAAGCGTTCGCGGTAACTGGCAGACTGGCGGGCTTCAATCAGGCGGAAAAGAGAATTCATGTTGGGCTGCTCAGGCCGGAGGTTTCTGAATTTTTCAATGGATGCCGCCAGCTCATCATAATCGACCGGCTTCAAAAGGTAATCAATGCTGTTGACCTTAAATGCTTTCAGCATATATTCATCATACGCCGTTGTGAAGACGATGGGGACAGTCAGTGAAATTTGTTCAAAAATCCGAAAAGCCAGCCCGTCTTCCAGATGGATATCCATGAAAACCAGGTCGGGCAGCGGGCTCTCATTAAACCAGCTAACTGCCTCTTTTACAGAAGGCAATGTAGCAGAAAGCTTTATGTTCGGATCATATTTTCTCAGCATCCGCTCCAATTGCCGCGCGGTGCGGGCTTCGTCTTCGATGATTACTACATTCATGTTAAAAGGGGGATTCGGACAACAAATGATCCATTTTGCTCACCATACCAGACTTTATGATCGGTCAGCAGCGAGTAACGATTGGTAATATTGTGCAGGCCCACGCCCGTTGAGTCCTCCGGCTGATCGCGCGGCTGGATTGGATTTTCTACAATCAAATATTCATTTTCCAGATAAATCCGGACTTTTAATGGTTCCTGGATCGACATCCGGTTGTGTTTCACTGCATTTTCAACCAGCATTTGCAAGGAAAGCGGGGCAATGCAATAGTGGGCCGAAAGGTCTACGGGCACGTCGATAACGACCTGGAATTTGTCTTCAAAACGCATTTGCAGAAGAAAAGTATAAGACGCTATAAAGTCCAGCTCCACAGCCAGGGAAACCAATGCCATGTCCCGCTGCTCTAAAATGTAGCGGTAAGCCTTGGAAAGCCGCTTGACAAACTGCTCGGAAAGGTCCGCATCTTCATGGACGAGTGAGGTAAGAATACTCAGGCTATTGAACAGAAAATGGGGGCTCAGCTGATTTTTCAATGCTTCAAACTGGCTCATCGCCGCCTCTTTTTCGAGGCGTTCTGTTTGAAGCTGGATACTTTTCAATTGCTGGGAAGACCTGGTATTGATGATCAGGTAGAATATCGACAGCATGATCGCCACCGAAAATCCATTGTTTGCCCGGTGGACATAATCCATCACTTCCGGTAAGAAGGGTTCCCCTTTCGGTAATGCGTTAGTACTTTGTAATACAGGAAAAATCAGGAAAGCCACTGATTTCATAACCAATTGAAAAACAAGACTATATAGCACGGCGAGACCCAATGAAATTGCTACCGTCAGTACAATTTCCTGCCAACCGGATTCCAAAAGGATTTCCAGCCCAAAGCGTTTAAAAAGATATCTTTGTAACCAGTCGGTGGCGGTGATCCATATAAAGTACATCCCCAGGCCGACTAAGCTGAAAAGTATAAAGAAGGGGAGAAAATAAACGATACTAGCACCATTATGCTCCGTTTGGGGCATATTCACATAAAAAAGCAGGGGCGAGTACATCAAAAACAACTTGATCGCCAATTTCCATTTCTGCTTCGAAGTCAGCCGACTAATCATCTTTGTCAGGGAAAAATACCTGCAAATTTGATGGAAGTTAGCCAGCACTGCAAATGCACCGAGATGAGCGCTTGAAATTCGGTGCCGAGCGCAGTCTTTTATAAGACGACCGATATTCGCCAGTGATTCTTCCCATGGTGCAAAAACTTAACCGACTGCGCAGTTCTTCCTATACAACTTTTACGTTTTGAATCAATTGGCCAGCTAAGCCCTTACCTTATACTACGAACCTGTTGTAACAATGCCTGTGCGTTCACATTGTCGGGGTCGATCTCCAATGCCCTGCGAATGTATTTCTTTGCGGCGGCTGCATTTGCAAATTTAAGATAACCTGCTGCAAGGCTGTTGGCAAGCTGCACATTGCCGGAGTCGGCCGTATATTGTTTTTTCAACTCATTTATTTGTCCGACGGAAGTGTATAGCTCGTTAAGGCTGAAACCGGAACTGTTGTGAGCGGCTGCGTAGGCAATGTAGGGCAATGCAGTCTCGGGCCGATCCATTTTTAGCAGCAAGACAAACAGTGCTTTCGCGCGTGCAAAACTGTTTTCAAGTCGGAATGCTTTGGAGAAATAAGTTACAGCTTGCTGATTTTGGTCTAAAACTGCGCTTAAATTCCCCGCCTGGTCAAATGCCAATGGGTCCAGCGGATTATCCAGCGCGAGTGCTTCTGCGACACGTAATGCATTCGCGGTGTCGTGCGCGGCGATGTAATGTTGCCGCAAGCGCGCCATCGCATCGCGCCAGGAAATTTGCTTTACGACCAAGCCTCCCGCGAGCTTTTCTTCCTCTGTTTTTTCCTGCTTTTCCGCTGCCGGCATCGGAATGTTGAACGGCCAGCCTTCTTTCAGAATCATTACTTCGTAAGCTCCTTTTAACGAATCGACGCGGGTAATGGGCATCCGGGCGCGCAACGTTGCCAGCGACATTTCAACAGAAACCGGCGGAAGAAGCCCTGCCCTTTTCATGCTTTGATAAAATGCCTCCGAAAGCAATGCATAACCCAGCAGATTAGGATGCACATGTTCAAGAAGCGTTTCCTGACCAAGAATGTGATGCGGAGAATGCTGTTCAAAAAGCTGTTTTGTGTCAATAAGCGTAATGCCCTTGTGACGATTTGCTGTATTACGGATAATGTCGTTTAAAACCTCCGGCGCCCGGAAACGCAATGCATCGTGCTCCCGGGCAAGCACCAGTTCTTTTTTTGCGTGGGTATAATCACCTTGCTTGTATTTATCCAAACCCAATTTGTAGTGCATTTCAGCTGTCCTGCCCTGCTCATCCGGAATGCTGATAAATGGTTTCAGATCTTTTTCGTTACTAACCAAATTACTGATCAGCAACGGAATGCCTTTTTCGCTCATTACCCGTGCCAACTCATCCACGTTTACCCTAAACTGCTCAATACCAGCCTTATAATCCGCGGATTCAAATGCAACCTGCTGGCCTTCGGCCATCCTTTTCATCAGGTTCTCGCGTAAATCCACCTCTCCTGAAAACAAGCCACTTATGCCGCTGGTCATCGCATTTATTAATTGCGTCACGCGAAATTCCCGCAGACTCATCAGCAACTTTGCCAACAGGCGGCTGTGCCCGATGCCGCTTGTCGCCGCGACGCCCATTGCGCCGTAATATTCATTATGACCTGTGTAAACCAGCACAGCATCAGGCTCGCAGGCAATAACGCCTTTGGCAAAATCAAGCACTGTATAAGAATTGACAGCGGTCAATGACAGATTAATGATCTCGAAATCCCGGTCAGGATAGGTGTGCATGAGCCGGAATTGCAGCCACCGGTGAAACGAGCCGTTGTTCATGTAGGGATAACCAATGGTCGTGGACTCACCCAGCACAAATATCCGGAATGTGCCCGTCGCTTTTTTGGCAAGAAAAGGCTCGAAATTGCCTATCGTAGCATTTTTTTGGTTTGCAAAATACTTTTCAGATGCATATTTATTAAGCACCAGATATCCTTTCCTGCCCGGATCGGCTGTAAAAACGCTCAGATCATGTCCGTAACCAAATAAGCGCAATGCCCCTTCCAGCACCAGAAGCGCCAAAAAGGGCATTAACACAGCAACCATTTTAATAATTGACTGGCGTTTCAAAATCATTAATAAAGCAATTCAAGATAACATTAAGGCTGAATGATCGTGCCGCCTAATTTACGGATTAATACCCTGCGTTCTGCTTCATATTCACATTAGCTGTAACCTCGTTGATCGGGATCGGCTGGGCATAATCGGTGGCTTCCCACTGAATGGTCCCGCCGCGAATACGCTGATAGTAAGCGGCTTCCTTGTCGCCAATCTGCCACCTTCGCACATCCAGCCACCAATGGCCTTCACCGAAAAGCTCAGCCCAGCGCTCGTATTTAAGCGGATCGTTTTTCAGGACTGCATCGCTGGCTTTGGTTAGTCCGGTCAGACTTTTATAGTCAATCCCCGAGGGTGCATTGACAGGCAAACCATATGCCCTTCGTTTCACCTTGTTAATGTATTCCAAAGCCATCGCATTGTCCCCTGAATGGCTCAATGTTTCGGCATATAGCAAGTAAATATCGGCCAGCCGCAGCCACGGAATATTGGCACCATTAGCCATGTTAATCTCCGCTTCCGTGCCAAGCGGATTGGTAAATTTACGGAAACTCCATGCCTCCATATCCGTCTCGCTAACATCCAGATAATGTGAAATCGGACGCTTTTTACCACTCACGATCATCGAATCAACATATGGCTGGTAACAGGCAACCCAAAGCCGCGGATCCACCGTTTGCTTTTTGCGTGCATCCAGCGAACGGGTAATGTATGCCGGATCAACATTGGCGATGTTCGCACTGGTCGTTCCCGGTTTGAAATAATGCCCCTCCGCAAAGCCGAAACGCGCAATGTTTTTCGCATGAGGAAACACATTCGACCAGGCCGAAGCGGCTTGTCCGCCGTTATCAGCCACATAAGTCGGTGCGATCACCATGCCCAGGCTCGATCCCATCGACTGATCATCCCCGCCACGTGAGGTCATGTCCACATTCAGGTTTAGTTCAAAAAGCGATTCGGAGGTAAACTCGTTCTTGCCATTGAACATATCCTTATACACATCGAATGTTGTCAGCGACTTGCCACTCTTGGTAATCACATCCGCCAGGTAAGTTTTAGCATTTGCCCAGTCGGCCTGATAAGCGTAAATTTTACCTAAAAATCCCTTAACAGCCCAACCTGAGACCTTGTATTTATCTGTTGCGCCCGTCCAGTTCACACCAGCAAGCAATGTTTCAGCCGTTTTCAGATCACTTATAATGAAGTCCCAGCTCTCCTTTACGGTTTTGCGCGGAACCTGCGTCTGGTCCAGACCAATTGCCACTTCGGTAATGATCGGAACGCCCATCTTACCGCCTTCCGTGCCTGCATTAAAGCCTTCTCCCCAAATAGAGGTCAGATAGAAATAATACCAGGCGCGCAAAAACAAAGCCTGGCCCTTGATCTGGTCGATCGCGGCGCCATCCTGCGGCGCTTTCTGGCGGTAAGTTTCGATGCCGGCAAGCAATGCATTGGAACGTTGCACGCCGCGCCATAATTCACGCCAGGTGTCGTAAAGGAAGCTGTCGTTAGGCTGGGAATTGTTCTGTCCCATCTGGATCCAGGTAGGCGTTCCCTGCCAGCTCAGATCGGTGGTGTGATCCCACAAAAACAGGTTTTTGGCCAACATTGTGTGCCCGTAAAGGCCACTGGCGTGTTGTGTTGCATAAACGCCCGTCAGCAACTGTTCCAGATCGGAAACCGACGCCGGATATTGTGAAGGAGCGAGCGCGCCCGGATTAACAACATTTACAAAGTCTTCGCTGCAGGAGGCCATTGCCGTAAGAACGACAAACAGCATTAGTTTTTGGAATATTTTCATTGCCATGATTGCTTTTTATCAGTTAAAAACTCAGGTCGATACCCATGGAAAGCAGCCGTGTGCGGGGATAGGAATAAATCGTATCCAGGCCGCGGGCAGTTGTTCCGTTCCTTCCCAGGATTTCCGGATCAAGACCCGAATATTTGGTGAACGTGAGCAGGTTTTGTCCCTGTAAATAAATACGCAAGCCAGTCATTTTCCATTGTTTCACCAGATCCGAAGGCAGCGTGTAGCCTATCTGAAGGTTACGGAGTTTCAAAAATGAACCGTTTTCAACAACGAATGATGAAATGCGGGTGTAGTTCGAGTTCGGGTCGCGCACATAATTGCCGGAAGCGTCCGTGGTGCCGATGCGAGGCTGATCGGTCAGGCCTCCGCCGTTGAAAAACGAGGTGTTGAAAATGTCACGCGTCGTGTTGTAGTCACCCACAAAAAACTGGGTATAATACTTGTTCGCATTGAAAACATCAACTCCCTGTACACCCTGGAACATGGCTTGCAGATCAATGCCTTTCCAACCCAAGTTGATCGAGAAACCGTAAGTCATTTTAGGCCACGGGTTGCCGATAAACGTTTTGTCATTGATCGTAATGCGGCCGTCACCATTCAAATCCCTGAACTGAAGGTCACCGGCTCCTGTCCCTGCACTTTGGTAATAAATGCCTGTGGAAGAGCCTCCGGCTGCAGCCGAGGCCTCCTGCGCTTTCTGGTTCAGGGAAGCCACTTCGGCATCGCTTTGGAATATCCCGTCGACAATGTATCCGTAAAACTGGCTTAATGGTCTGCCCGCTTGTGTGCGGGTTACAGTGCTTTCGAGATAATCACCAGCTGCTCCGTCGTTGATCGGGTTGTTGTTTGTGCCGCTCAATTGTTTTACCAAATTGCGGTTAAATGCTGCATTAACATTGATTGCGTAGGTGAAATCTTTCGTTTTTCCTCGGTAATCAACAGTCAGCTCCACCCCCTTGTTGCTCATCTGGCCAATGTTCGTAAACACGCCATTTGTTCCATAGAAACCGGATGAAACCGGCACGGGCACCTGGTAAATCATGTCCTCAGTCTGGCGGCTGTACCAGTCGGCGGTAATGTTCAAAGCGTTTTTAAATAATCCCACTTCCAACCCAACGTCGGTCTGGTTTACTTGTTCCCATTTGATGTCTTCGTTCGGCAATTGTGCAGTCAAAGCATACCCTTTTGCACGGCTTCCATCGGGTAAGCCAAGAATGTTCGTGCCGCCGCTTCCTCCGTAGGAAGCCTGATAGGTGTATTGCGGAATGCTGGATGTGCTTCCAAGCTTGCCGTAACTGGCGCGCAGTTTCAGGTTGGAAACCTGTGGCAGGTTATCGCGGACAAATGCTTCTTCGCTAATTCTCCAACCCGCAGAAAAAGAAGGAAATACGCCCCATTTATTGGCGGGACCAAACCTATCGGAGCCATCACGGCGGACATTTGCGGTGAACAGATATTTATCAGCAAATGCGTAGTTGATCCGGCCAAACTGTGAAAGCAAACGGGTTTGCGGAAATTCCCCGCCACTGGCTTTGAATGTGCTCGGGTTCGTGGTCATTCCCAAATTGTAGGTGATCACCTGAAAACCCTGGGCCTCACCATGCAAATTGCTCAGATCAGATTGGTAGGCTTCATAACCAACCATTGCCTTGATATCATGACGGCCAAAAACTCTACCATACGTTAATACAAAGTTGCCTGTAAGATTGCGGGAATTGTCCAAATCACGGCTCAGAAACGCATTGACATTCTTTAATGTGCCAAAATCATATGCTTCGGTGAATTTGTAATTAGCACTGCTGTAAATCGAGGCACCAAAAGTGGAACGAAAGTTCAGTCCTTTAACAATTTCCCAATCCAGATAAACATTGCCTTCCAAGGCATACTGAATGTTTTTTGCATGATTAATAAGCTCATTGGCAACCAGGTTCGGGCCTGTAAAAAATGTTCCTGTTTTAGCCCATCCGCCGACCGGATTCGTGGGGTCATAAACGGGCACAAGCGGCGCCGAGCGGAATGGGAACGTGCTTGTCTGGACAGGATTGG
It includes:
- a CDS encoding efflux RND transporter periplasmic adaptor subunit codes for the protein MVLKEHAQVLSVIFVTLCLLSACGNNEKKTGMPGPGSGPPSSGMPGMPESPKTYSVLTLEPRQVTLYDEYPATMQGKENVEIRPKVDGYVEAIYVDEGASVTKGQRLFRINAPQYSEDVRTAEAQIVTARSEVDAAQMAVNKVRPLVEKDIISKYELESAEYTLKSKQATLVQAQSSLANAKTNLGYTVLTSPVNGVVGTIPYKIGSLVSSTTTEPLTTVSNISSMYAYFSLNEKQLLSLIREVPGKTFQDKLSKIPEVSLLLSDGSAYQQKGRVKTSTGQISTETGSMQLRATFTNPQALLRSGNSGKVRIPKTIDSAMVVPQSATYELQGKRFIYTVGADSVAHNTEIDASPTSDGKYFVVERGVGAGAQVVLDGVTNLKDGAKIVSKKVQPSTIYDQP
- a CDS encoding LytR/AlgR family response regulator transcription factor — translated: MNVVIIEDEARTARQLERMLRKYDPNIKLSATLPSVKEAVSWFNESPLPDLVFMDIHLEDGLAFRIFEQISLTVPIVFTTAYDEYMLKAFKVNSIDYLLKPVDYDELAASIEKFRNLRPEQPNMNSLFRLIEARQSASYRERFMITIGHKIWSIDVSNVAYFFSEEKATTLVTIDDKHYPVEYSLDQLLTMVDPNHFFRINRQFLVSRRAIQHIHVYSVGRLKVDLIQSPKQDVFVSMSRLSEFKDWLGR
- a CDS encoding sensor histidine kinase; this translates as MISRLTSKQKWKLAIKLFLMYSPLLFYVNMPQTEHNGASIVYFLPFFILFSLVGLGMYFIWITATDWLQRYLFKRFGLEILLESGWQEIVLTVAISLGLAVLYSLVFQLVMKSVAFLIFPVLQSTNALPKGEPFLPEVMDYVHRANNGFSVAIMLSIFYLIINTRSSQQLKSIQLQTERLEKEAAMSQFEALKNQLSPHFLFNSLSILTSLVHEDADLSEQFVKRLSKAYRYILEQRDMALVSLAVELDFIASYTFLLQMRFEDKFQVVIDVPVDLSAHYCIAPLSLQMLVENAVKHNRMSIQEPLKVRIYLENEYLIVENPIQPRDQPEDSTGVGLHNITNRYSLLTDHKVWYGEQNGSFVVRIPLLT
- a CDS encoding RagB/SusD family nutrient uptake outer membrane protein, which codes for MKIFQKLMLFVVLTAMASCSEDFVNVVNPGALAPSQYPASVSDLEQLLTGVYATQHASGLYGHTMLAKNLFLWDHTTDLSWQGTPTWIQMGQNNSQPNDSFLYDTWRELWRGVQRSNALLAGIETYRQKAPQDGAAIDQIKGQALFLRAWYYFYLTSIWGEGFNAGTEGGKMGVPIITEVAIGLDQTQVPRKTVKESWDFIISDLKTAETLLAGVNWTGATDKYKVSGWAVKGFLGKIYAYQADWANAKTYLADVITKSGKSLTTFDVYKDMFNGKNEFTSESLFELNLNVDMTSRGGDDQSMGSSLGMVIAPTYVADNGGQAASAWSNVFPHAKNIARFGFAEGHYFKPGTTSANIANVDPAYITRSLDARKKQTVDPRLWVACYQPYVDSMIVSGKKRPISHYLDVSETDMEAWSFRKFTNPLGTEAEINMANGANIPWLRLADIYLLYAETLSHSGDNAMALEYINKVKRRAYGLPVNAPSGIDYKSLTGLTKASDAVLKNDPLKYERWAELFGEGHWWLDVRRWQIGDKEAAYYQRIRGGTIQWEATDYAQPIPINEVTANVNMKQNAGY
- a CDS encoding TonB-dependent receptor, with amino-acid sequence MKFVYKGKTVPWGAYIGVRSNGPVNAIGKRTDFGKVLLTMKLTVLIFLIGTLQVLAEDTYAQQISLKKKDATLLEVLKTVRKQTGYLFICDLDMLAQAQKVNVSAENAPMKEVLDACFKDQPLTYSIVDKTIIVKKKKEPIRKAREEASLKEAYHFTSDRVLKERMTELMRRKVDLDAIFDMSVGGKVMDEKGDPLAGVNVIQKGTQRGSSTDAKGLYNIDITDADAVLIFSFVGFTSQEVIVGRRSNIDVTLKVDNKALEEVVVVGYGTQKRSDLTGAVSSVKAEDIKSLPVRSVNEALQGRAAGVQVTRNDGSPGASSDIVIRGVGSIGGMSPLYIVDGIRMSAGNNFNLQDVESIEILKDASAAAIYGAQAAGGVVLVTTKRGTQGSDKMNINFNAYYGVRQARNLYKMLNTADYVAAKSAFGVNTSGWGDPSTLADNDWADQVYQNGSDQSYSLSLSGATAKTNYYLSANYQREGGTMIDNSFERYGLRSNADFKINNRLKVGETLYAWRTGTNPVQTSTFPFRSAPLVPVYDPTNPVGGWAKTGTFFTGPNLVANELINHAKNIQYALEGNVYLDWEIVKGLNFRSTFGASIYSSANYKFTEAYDFGTLKNVNAFLSRDLDNSRNLTGNFVLTYGRVFGRHDIKAMVGYEAYQSDLSNLHGEAQGFQVITYNLGMTTNPSTFKASGGEFPQTRLLSQFGRINYAFADKYLFTANVRRDGSDRFGPANKWGVFPSFSAGWRISEEAFVRDNLPQVSNLKLRASYGKLGSTSSIPQYTYQASYGGSGGTNILGLPDGSRAKGYALTAQLPNEDIKWEQVNQTDVGLEVGLFKNALNITADWYSRQTEDMIYQVPVPVSSGFYGTNGVFTNIGQMSNKGVELTVDYRGKTKDFTYAINVNAAFNRNLVKQLSGTNNNPINDGAAGDYLESTVTRTQAGRPLSQFYGYIVDGIFQSDAEVASLNQKAQEASAAAGGSSTGIYYQSAGTGAGDLQFRDLNGDGRITINDKTFIGNPWPKMTYGFSINLGWKGIDLQAMFQGVQGVDVFNANKYYTQFFVGDYNTTRDIFNTSFFNGGGLTDQPRIGTTDASGNYVRDPNSNYTRISSFVVENGSFLKLRNLQIGYTLPSDLVKQWKMTGLRIYLQGQNLLTFTKYSGLDPEILGRNGTTARGLDTIYSYPRTRLLSMGIDLSF